CCCCTATTTTTTACTTACTTGACCTCACCTCTAAGGTTTTGGAAAAGATCGCAAACTTTGTCCCCAATTATGTCTCCGGTCCGATCGCGATTCTCTTTGGTCTAGTCTTGATTTTCTGGGGACAAACTCGGACGGTTGGCTCGATTACAGAGGTGTTAAAACCAGAGGGCAATAAAGAACTGGTTGATGTTTTGATGGCTCATCGCCGACTCAACCGAGGACCCAAAATGGTTGTTGTGGGCGGTGGTACAGGTCTTTCCAGCTTACTCAGAGGATTGAAGGTTTACAGCGCAAATATCACGGCTATTGTGACTGTAGCGGATGATGGGGGTTCCAGTGGGCGACTACGGCAAGAGTTTGGGGTACTGCCACCTGGAGATATTCGCAACTGTTTGGCGGCTTTAGCCGATCAGGAAAAGTTATTAACGGAACTATTCCAATATCGTTTCCAGGCGGGTAATGGTTTGGTGGGTCACAGTTTTGGTAACTTGTTCCTAACGGCGATGAGTGAGATTACAGGTGACTTAGAGCGAGCAATTGCTGCCAGTTCTCAAGTTTTAGCCGTGCGAGGACGGGTACTACCCGCCACCCTGAGTGATGTTTGCCTGTGGGCGCAATTGGAGGATGGCCGTCGGATTGAAGGGGAGTCGAATATTACCGCCGCTAACGGTAAAATCCTCAAGATTGGTTGTACTCCTGAACGTCCACCTGCATTA
This genomic interval from Microcoleus sp. AS-A8 contains the following:
- a CDS encoding YvcK family protein; this translates as MSSISVFKRALRTLQHESKGRTPQRVNRWFKWLAPGLLIKRWLLISASGVLLTSLGVAIWAKLTPIFYLLDLTSKVLEKIANFVPNYVSGPIAILFGLVLIFWGQTRTVGSITEVLKPEGNKELVDVLMAHRRLNRGPKMVVVGGGTGLSSLLRGLKVYSANITAIVTVADDGGSSGRLRQEFGVLPPGDIRNCLAALADQEKLLTELFQYRFQAGNGLVGHSFGNLFLTAMSEITGDLERAIAASSQVLAVRGRVLPATLSDVCLWAQLEDGRRIEGESNITAANGKILKIGCTPERPPALPAVLKAIHEADYIIIGPGSLYTSIIPNLLVPEIADAIAKTSVPRIYVCNIMTQPGETVGYTVGDHIRAIDEACGQPLFDAVLVHRKVPSAQSLINYAQVGSHPVFLDRDAVAKLGRRIVLSNVMDEDQDTNWVRHNPERLARVLLRWYSKAHS